A single genomic interval of Eleutherodactylus coqui strain aEleCoq1 chromosome 3, aEleCoq1.hap1, whole genome shotgun sequence harbors:
- the CIDEC gene encoding lipid transferase CIDEC, translating to MDYAMKSLSLLSPKSLSKCVSVSATMTQQFLSRPTYKPRPFKVCNCDRSIRKGIVADCLEDLLNKAQDALLTDEAIMLVLDEDGTGVDTEDFFQSLDSGSVFMALVKGQMWKPSHKAGYHISLSNKPQRKIDVARISFDLYKNNPQDVIGCLNVKATLYGNYTVSYDLQCYSAKRMMKEVLRWTLFTMQATGHVLVGTSCYMQQFIEPNNKTVTEEEKPSAALRNFIPFYPRKMLLAPTKQAN from the exons ATGGACTATGCCATGAAGTCGCTGAGTCTTCTGTCTCCCAAGTCTCTCTCCAA GTGCGTCTCCGTCAGCGCTACAATGACTCAACAGTTCCTTTCCCGGCCCACATACAAACCACGACCCTTCAAAGTTTGCAACTGTGACCGAAGCATTCGAAAGGGCATTGTGGCTGACTGCCTTGAAGATCTGCTTAACAAG GCGCAGGATGCTCTGCTAACGGATGAAGCCATCATGCTGGTTCTGGATGAAGATGGCACCGGTGTGGACACTGAAGACTTTTTCCAGTCTTTGGACAGTGGGTCGGTGTTCATGGCTCTTGTGAAAGGACAGATGTGGAAGCCATCTCAT AAAGCTGGCTACCATATTTCCCTGTCCAACAAGCCTCAGCGGAAGATCGATGTGGCGCGTATCAGCTTTGACCTGTATAAGAATAATCCCCAGGATGTTATTGGGTGTCTGAACGTCAAGGCGACGCTGTACGGGAACTACACCGTGTCCTATGACCTGCAGTGCTACAGCGCCAAAAGGATGATGAA GGAGGTGTTGCGCTGGACGCTGTTCACTATGCAGGCCACTGGGCACGTTCTAGTGGGCACCTCATGTTATATGCAACAGTTCATAGAGCCCAACAATAAGACTGTAACAGAGGAAGAAAAGCCATCCGCTGCGCTCAGGAACTTCATCCCTTTCTACCCACGCAAGATGCTCTTGGCACCTACAAAGCAAGCGAATTGA